Proteins found in one Arthrobacter sp. U41 genomic segment:
- a CDS encoding LutC/YkgG family protein, translating into MSAREEILGRIRTALKDNPEAPQIPRQYRETSGLDEAALIGLLADRLIDYKAQVSVVDAAEVPARIAELLAGARSYVVPAGIDAGWLSGPGHEPGGSRRHLDSTAAPLTVAELDGIDAVVTGSAVAVAETGTIILDGSANQGRRAISLVPDHHICVVKAADIAGILPEALRRIDGTRPLTMISGPSATSDIELERVEGVHGPRKLDVIIAR; encoded by the coding sequence ATGAGCGCACGCGAGGAGATCCTCGGCCGGATCCGCACCGCCCTGAAGGATAACCCGGAGGCGCCGCAGATTCCGCGCCAGTACCGGGAAACATCCGGACTGGACGAGGCGGCGCTGATCGGGCTGCTGGCGGACCGCCTGATCGACTACAAAGCGCAGGTCTCCGTGGTGGACGCCGCCGAGGTGCCGGCACGGATCGCAGAGCTCCTCGCCGGCGCCCGCAGCTACGTGGTGCCCGCAGGGATCGACGCCGGCTGGCTCAGCGGACCCGGCCACGAGCCCGGCGGCAGCCGACGCCACCTGGATTCCACCGCCGCGCCGCTGACCGTTGCCGAGCTGGACGGCATCGACGCCGTGGTGACCGGCAGCGCCGTCGCCGTCGCGGAAACCGGGACCATCATCCTGGACGGCAGCGCCAACCAGGGCCGCCGCGCCATCAGCCTCGTCCCGGACCACCACATCTGCGTTGTAAAGGCCGCCGACATCGCCGGCATCCTGCCGGAGGCCCTGCGCCGGATCGACGGCACCCGGCCGCTCACCATGATCAGCGGCCCGAGCGCCACCAGCGACATCGAACTCGAACGCGTCGAGGGAGTCCACGGCCCGCGGAAGCTCGACGTCATCATCGCCCGCTAA
- a CDS encoding GlcG/HbpS family heme-binding protein, with protein MSLKLASAQSIIADALAAGQQHGFKPLTVVVLDAGGHVIAAVRQDGASNNRFEIAQGKAYGALALGMGSRAIMERAEQQAYFIAAATAALGGRLIPVPGGVLVRDNDGTILGAVGISGDSSDNDETAASTAIEAAGLTAQVD; from the coding sequence ATGAGCTTGAAATTGGCATCCGCCCAGTCCATCATTGCCGACGCCCTCGCAGCGGGCCAGCAGCACGGCTTCAAACCGCTGACCGTCGTCGTGCTCGACGCGGGCGGTCACGTCATCGCCGCCGTGCGCCAGGACGGCGCTTCGAATAATCGCTTTGAGATCGCACAAGGCAAGGCGTACGGGGCGCTGGCTCTCGGGATGGGCTCGCGTGCCATCATGGAGCGCGCCGAGCAGCAGGCCTACTTCATCGCGGCAGCGACCGCCGCTCTGGGTGGCCGGCTCATCCCGGTGCCCGGTGGCGTGCTGGTACGGGACAACGACGGCACGATCCTGGGTGCCGTCGGCATCAGCGGCGACAGCTCCGACAATGACGAGACCGCAGCATCGACGGCGATCGAGGCCGCCGGCCTGACGGCTCAGGTGGACTGA